CTTGTTCGGGGTTTTCTTCCACAAACTTACGAGTAAAAACAAGGTGATCGGAAATTGAACCCGGGAAGTCTTTAGAACTAAATAACTCCTTACTGTTAGGGCGAGTTAAGGCTTGGGTAGTAAAAGGAGCAAATACTGCCACAGCATCCACTTGCCCGGCGACAAAAGCAGCGGCGGCTGAACCTGTTTCAAGGGGGACAAATTCAATATCTTCAGGAGATAAACCTGCTTCTTTCATCCCTAAGAGTAAGAGAAAATGATCTACGGTGCCTTCTTCGGCGGCTACTTTTTTCCCTTTTAAATCCTGAATGGTGTTAATTTCTTCACTGACAATAATTTTATCGTTACCAGTGGAGTTATCATTAACTAAGACTATAACTTGATCTGCACCTCCTGCGATCGAACTTACGGTATCTCCTAAAGTTTGACTATTAGCGTCAATTTGTTCAGCGATGAGAGTGTTAATAGATTCGAGATAACCGTCAAACCATTTTAAGTCCACATTGACATTATTCTGCTCAAAAATACCTTGATCATAAGCAACCTGCCACGGAAACCAACCGGGCCAAGCACTAAAGCCTAATCGGACAGGGGTTTCACCGTTAGTACCTCCTCCGGCATTGGTGTTAGTGTCGATATTGGAGGCGGGATTATTACAAGCAACGGCAAGGGTTAAAGTGGCGAAAAATACAACGAGGTAAGAAAGAAAGGATTTTCGTTTCATAATTCTTTAATCCATTACAAGGATTGACAAGATTTGATTAAACACTGATTAATTGTTGATGTTGATGGATGAGAGACACTTGATTTTTGACCCAAGTAAACCATTGATCTAAGCCCATTTCTGTTTTACTGGATACGGGAATGATGGTTACATCAGGATTCATTTGTCTAACATTATTGATTAATTTATCTAAGTCAAAGTCCAAGTGAGGGGCCAAATCCATCTTGGTAATGAGTAAGCAATCCGCTTCTTGAAACATAACGGGATACTTTAAGGGTTTATCTTCCCCTTCGGTAATGCTCAATAAAGCTACTTTTGCGTGTTCCCCCACTTCAAACTCTGCGGGGCATACCAAGTTACCCACATTTTCCACCCACAGTAAATCAAAATCTGAGGGGTTATATTGGGCTTTTAACTGGTGAATACCCCCCGATACCATTTTGGAATCAAGATGACACGATCGCCCCGTATTAATAGCAATGACAGGGACACCATATTGCCGTAAGCGATCTGCATCTAGTTCAGTGGTCATATCACCTTCGATGACAACCATATTTAAAGCGTATCTGAGGCAATGGAGGGTTTTTTCTAAAAGAGCGGTTTTACCTGCCCCGGGGCTACTCATGAGGTTAAAACAAGTAATACCCCACTCATCAAAGTGCGATCGGTTATGGTCTGCTCCTGCTTGGTTAGCATGAAGTAGATTAATTTCTAAAGCGGCGTCAAATGTTTGGTGCATAGTTAGTGAATAGTTGATA
This is a stretch of genomic DNA from Cyanobacterium aponinum PCC 10605. It encodes these proteins:
- the hypB gene encoding hydrogenase nickel incorporation protein HypB: MHQTFDAALEINLLHANQAGADHNRSHFDEWGITCFNLMSSPGAGKTALLEKTLHCLRYALNMVVIEGDMTTELDADRLRQYGVPVIAINTGRSCHLDSKMVSGGIHQLKAQYNPSDFDLLWVENVGNLVCPAEFEVGEHAKVALLSITEGEDKPLKYPVMFQEADCLLITKMDLAPHLDFDLDKLINNVRQMNPDVTIIPVSSKTEMGLDQWFTWVKNQVSLIHQHQQLISV
- a CDS encoding ABC transporter substrate-binding protein; protein product: MKRKSFLSYLVVFFATLTLAVACNNPASNIDTNTNAGGGTNGETPVRLGFSAWPGWFPWQVAYDQGIFEQNNVNVDLKWFDGYLESINTLIAEQIDANSQTLGDTVSSIAGGADQVIVLVNDNSTGNDKIIVSEEINTIQDLKGKKVAAEEGTVDHFLLLLGMKEAGLSPEDIEFVPLETGSAAAAFVAGQVDAVAVFAPFTTQALTRPNSKELFSSKDFPGSISDHLVFTRKFVEENPEQVQAMVDSWFATMDYIQANPDQANEIMAQRAGVSVDEYEEYAGGTKLFTIEENLEAFTPGDTMKSLYYSAEQMNKFLVDVGLASQEADLSNIFDDRFVKAYAEKKG